The DNA window GTCGCTACGCTTGTCGCGGAAAAATTCGAGGCTACCGGCGGCAAGGTGGTTGAAGAACGAGTAGTCGATACCGAGGTTCTGCTTGATGGCCTTTTCCCAATGGACATCGGCGTTGCCGACAGCCTTCTCGTAAAACCATACGTAGGGGGAATCCAACTGCTTGTTGATGCCCTGGAACGACTGACCGTTTGTGTCGTTGATCGGACCGTAGCCCATCTGAGTGGCATAGAGCCAGCGTGCGGGCACATAGTCATCGCCTACCTCACCATAAGAATAGCGTACCTTGAGCAAATCAAGCCAGCCGCGCGAAAATTTCATAAAATTTTCCTGCGAGATCATCCAGCCGACTGCACCTGAATTGAAGAAGGCGAAACGGTGTTTCTTTCCAAAACGTTCCGAGCCGTTGTAAGCGCCGTTGTATTCGGCAAAATACTTATCGGCATAGTTATATGTGGCACGGAAGGCCCAGTCCTCTCGATAGTTTGTAAAATCAGAGCCATAGGTGTTTTCGGTGCGGTTGAACACGCCCATAGCCGAGACTTCGTTTTCACCGAATTTTCCTGACCAGAAGAGTTGCCCCTGATAGAAAAGGTTTCGTACTGTCTGGTTATTGTCGACCTTACCGCCGTTAGTGTTCCACTTGATGCCTTCATTGAAATCAAATCCGGTCTTTGTGTCGCCGGTCTGTGAATAAGTGACCTCGCCGGTGAGTGGATTGATCCATTTCTGCTGATAAGAGTTGTAGAGGTCATTGATACCGCGTCCGGTCTCAACGAACACATTGTCCCACGACACGAGTGCCGATGCACGGAGACCTTTAAGAAGGAAGCTAAGATCCTGTTCAAGAGTGAAGTCTGTATTGATGCGCGTGGTGGTCACTTTCTCCGCACCGGCCAGAGCAAGATTCGTCACAGAGTTTGGCGAGCCCTGAGTGTCAATCGGATAGTAGCCCCATGTTCCGTCGGAGTAACGGGGAAGGAATGTGTCGTGAGGCGCGCTGTAGGCTGCCTGCCAGAGCTGAGATGTACCCCAGTCGGAGTCATTCATGCTCCACGGACGCTTTTTCTCACCGTTCATACCGAAAAGGTTGACCTTGAAAACGGTAGTCGGAGTAATCTGGAAGTCAAGATTCGAGCGGACATTCACACGGTTGTAACCATAACCCGACTTATATCCGCGTCCGTTATCCCATTCGCGGAAAAGGTCGCCTTCATGAAGGAAATCGACAGCTGCGAAATATTTGACGTTCTTCGTACCGCCGGCCACATTGATGTTTGGATTGTAGGCCATTGCATAATCCTTGAAGAGCTCTTTCTGCCAGTCAACGTCGACATAACGCTCCCATTCGTCACCCGGATTGATATATTTCTGAATCACCTCTTCGGGGTAAATATCACTCCATGAATCAGGATAGAGTCCAAGCTCGCGTTCGATAGCGCGGTTGCGCACACGGATAGCATCGGCAGAGCCTAATGTCTGTGGAAGTTTAGAAATCACCTTGGCAGTAACGTTCATTCCGACAGAAATCTTGGCGCGTCCCTCTTCACCTCGTTTGGTGGTGATAAGGATGACGCCGTTAGCACCTTTCACACCATAGACGGCGGTAGCCGATGCGTCTTTAAGTACGGAAATGGTCTTGACCGAACTGATGTCGACCGAGCTCATCGGACGCTCGATTCCATCGACAAGCACAAGAGGCTGTGAATTATTCCAAGAACTTGCGCTTCGGATGATAATCTGGGGGTCTTCATCACCGGGCATACCCGTCGACGAAGAGGTCACGACACCCGGAAGATTACCGGTAAGGGCTGCACCGACATTGCTGACACCGCCGGCGCGTTCGAGAGTCTCGCCTGTAGTCTGTGTGATCGCGCCGACCACGGATGCTTTTTTCTGCTGACCGTAGCCGACCACAACTACTTCATCAAGCATCTCAGTGTCTGTCAAGAGTGTAACGTCGACGACATTGCGGCCGTTGACTTTCACGGTCTGGGAAACCATACCGACGTAGGAAAATTCCAGAACGGCGGTCTTTAGGTTGGGAACATTGAGTGAATACAGACCGTCGATGTCTGTAGCCACACCTTGTGAAGAGCCTTTGAGGATTACTGAAACCCCCACTAGTGGTTCACCTGTATCGTCAACCACCGTACCCCTGACCGTATCGGCATGTGCCCACGCCGGACCGAAGCCGACCAAGAGCATCAGGAGTGAAATGCATCGAAATAGTTTCTTTACATTTTCCATTGTTATTAATTTAAAGTAATATAATTGATAGGTTATCACTCAGTAGTGAATTTAGGTCAAATGCTGTTGGATGCGTATAGACCGATGGTAGTACCTGTAAAGCCACCGGCTTTTGCGGTTGATGTGAATCCGCCGTCAACGCCCGAAGCAACTTCCTCCCATGTCTTGCCTCCGTCGGCGGAATATGAGAAGCTCAGTTCGAGCCCTTTGGATTCGACTTTCAGATTCAAGGTATGGATGTCGTCGGCAATCGGTTTAGATGCAAGGTCTTCATGCCCGTTTTCCATAATCTTGCGCAGCACGACACTGTTTCCGTTTTCATCACGTGTCTTTGCAAGGAAATACTGGTGTGTCTCATCCTTCATCAGAAGCATGCCCGCACATTGTTTTTCATGTTCGGGAGCAAAAGTCACATTTGTGGTTGCAACGTAGTTGTGGTGATGGATACGGCGTCCGATATAAGGAATCACAGCCTTCTCAGCAGATGTCACGTCCGCACACTTGATTGTCAGATAGCCGGGATTGCGTGTAAGCGAATAAAGGTCGTCGGCTGTTCCACGCAGAGTCATCCAGTCCATGCCGAGTATCGAATCAGTGAAATCGTCTCTCCGGGCAAAGTTTCCGAACGTTACATCTGCTTCACGCTTCACTCCGTCGCGACGCAACTGCATTGGTACAGTCTCGCCTTCACGTGTCATGTATGGCCACCCGTCATCAGTCCATTTGACAGGCATCATGAAAGTTTCACGGCCAAGGTTTTCCATGTCACCGCTCACAGGGCGACACGCGAGAAACACACTCCACCAGTCACCTTCCTTGGTCTGAACGAGGTCTGCATGTCCGGCACATGTAATCGGATTCTCACGTGATTTGTCGAGAGTGCGCTGTGTCAGAATCGGGTTGCCTTCCCACGGAGTAAACGGACCGAAAGGTGAGGGACCGCGGTAGATGACCTCGCTGTGCCATGTGCTTGTGCCACCCTCTGCAGTCATAAGATAATATTGTCCTTTCACCTTATATATATGCGGGCCTTCACACCAGATCGGTTTTTCTTCAGGACGGCAACCTTTGTTGACTACAATCTTGCGCTCACCGACACATTTGTCAGAAGCGGTGTCAAATTCAACGACGCGGACCGTGCGGTGGCCGGGATATTCGGGATTGCCGTCGGGCGCATCGTCATTGTTGACGATATAGGCTTTACCGTCCTCGTCAAAGAAGAATGCCGGATCTATGCCGTGTACATCTGGAAGCATGATCGGATCAGACCATTCGCCAAACGGATCCTGAGTCTTGACAAAGAAGTTTCCCGCACCTACATTTGTCGTAATCATGTAGTAGGTCTTGTTGGCCGGATTATAGGCAATATCTGGAGCGAAGATACCACCGCTGACATGCTGCTTCTCCATGTTCTGCAACTGGGAAGGACGCGAAAGAATGTGACCAACCTGCTTCCAGTTGACAAGATCGCGACTGTGGAACAGAGGAACACCGGGAAAATAGGTGAACGTAGATGTGGCGAGAAAATAGTCACCGTCACCATTGGTACAGATTGTAGGATCGGAATACCATCCGGGAAGAATCGGGTTGTAAAACGAACTTTCATCAGCAAGTGGATTCGCTGCATAATAGTCGTCATTACCCTCATAGGTGAATGAGTCAAAAATCGCTACAGATTTCTGTGGTTCTATGCTCTTGCCCGACGTTGCCGCACAACTGCCGAAAAGCGCCATAAATCCTGCCGAAACTGCCATTAAGGTTAGTTTTGTTTTCATGAACTTAGTTTTGATTCGGTAATGATTGTAATAAATGGTTAAACATTGCAAATTTATCTGATTACAACAAGACAGGCATTTCATGGTGACTCCAAGAGATTCATATTTATCACATGACGCACCCGCCCATGTCTCATTCTCGTTAATATTTGAATCATAAAATCAGCTATACATACTATTTATCAATCATTTATAAAAACAGGGAGCTACGCTCGACGCGCAACTCCCATAGACAGATAAGTGTGTTGAAACTTATTAATCAATTAAGACTAAAGGCGTGAAAAAAACCTGTTTTGATTGTGAAAAAAGAATAAAGAAATCTAAGTGCTTCCAAAAACCAAAAACAATCCTTTAAAATAGCTCATGATACCTATTTACCTATTGTCATATTATCTAAAGGCATTAATCACCCTTGGTATATCTGAAAAAATCGACATCAACATGTCCGCCGACAGAAG is part of the Duncaniella dubosii genome and encodes:
- a CDS encoding glycoside hydrolase family 43 protein; amino-acid sequence: MALFGSCAATSGKSIEPQKSVAIFDSFTYEGNDDYYAANPLADESSFYNPILPGWYSDPTICTNGDGDYFLATSTFTYFPGVPLFHSRDLVNWKQVGHILSRPSQLQNMEKQHVSGGIFAPDIAYNPANKTYYMITTNVGAGNFFVKTQDPFGEWSDPIMLPDVHGIDPAFFFDEDGKAYIVNNDDAPDGNPEYPGHRTVRVVEFDTASDKCVGERKIVVNKGCRPEEKPIWCEGPHIYKVKGQYYLMTAEGGTSTWHSEVIYRGPSPFGPFTPWEGNPILTQRTLDKSRENPITCAGHADLVQTKEGDWWSVFLACRPVSGDMENLGRETFMMPVKWTDDGWPYMTREGETVPMQLRRDGVKREADVTFGNFARRDDFTDSILGMDWMTLRGTADDLYSLTRNPGYLTIKCADVTSAEKAVIPYIGRRIHHHNYVATTNVTFAPEHEKQCAGMLLMKDETHQYFLAKTRDENGNSVVLRKIMENGHEDLASKPIADDIHTLNLKVESKGLELSFSYSADGGKTWEEVASGVDGGFTSTAKAGGFTGTTIGLYASNSI
- a CDS encoding SusC/RagA family TonB-linked outer membrane protein yields the protein MENVKKLFRCISLLMLLVGFGPAWAHADTVRGTVVDDTGEPLVGVSVILKGSSQGVATDIDGLYSLNVPNLKTAVLEFSYVGMVSQTVKVNGRNVVDVTLLTDTEMLDEVVVVGYGQQKKASVVGAITQTTGETLERAGGVSNVGAALTGNLPGVVTSSSTGMPGDEDPQIIIRSASSWNNSQPLVLVDGIERPMSSVDISSVKTISVLKDASATAVYGVKGANGVILITTKRGEEGRAKISVGMNVTAKVISKLPQTLGSADAIRVRNRAIERELGLYPDSWSDIYPEEVIQKYINPGDEWERYVDVDWQKELFKDYAMAYNPNINVAGGTKNVKYFAAVDFLHEGDLFREWDNGRGYKSGYGYNRVNVRSNLDFQITPTTVFKVNLFGMNGEKKRPWSMNDSDWGTSQLWQAAYSAPHDTFLPRYSDGTWGYYPIDTQGSPNSVTNLALAGAEKVTTTRINTDFTLEQDLSFLLKGLRASALVSWDNVFVETGRGINDLYNSYQQKWINPLTGEVTYSQTGDTKTGFDFNEGIKWNTNGGKVDNNQTVRNLFYQGQLFWSGKFGENEVSAMGVFNRTENTYGSDFTNYREDWAFRATYNYADKYFAEYNGAYNGSERFGKKHRFAFFNSGAVGWMISQENFMKFSRGWLDLLKVRYSYGEVGDDYVPARWLYATQMGYGPINDTNGQSFQGINKQLDSPYVWFYEKAVGNADVHWEKAIKQNLGIDYSFFNHLAAGSLEFFRDKRSDILITGNNRAVPSYYGTTAPTANLGRVRTSGFELELRLNYTFGNNFHLWGNFNMTHATNKVLSYDDPELTPDYQKSTGFAIGQDHAIYTAGIAKDWNEVIGMTQHNTNDNNKLPGQFISVDYNGDGVIDTNDNAPYGYTGAPQNTYNATIGFEWKGFSAFVQFYGVTNVSRYVGFTSLNNHLNTVFDEGAFWSASNPDSAVPLPRWSSTPSYYEGTRYHYDGSYIRLKNAEIAYTWTGGWVKKLGMSMFKLYLNGNNLWLWSRMPDDRESNFAGTGLASQGAYPTVRRFNLGFKFDI